Proteins encoded in a region of the Zea mays cultivar B73 chromosome 2, Zm-B73-REFERENCE-NAM-5.0, whole genome shotgun sequence genome:
- the LOC103646086 gene encoding subtilisin-like protease 4, which yields MESFKLSLLPILFLAVAAAVSGDELRTFIVHVQPHKSHVFGTTDDRTAWYKTFLPEDERLVHSYHHVASGFAARLTEQELDALSAMPGFVTAVPNQVYKLLTTHTPKFLGLELPQSGRNYTSGFGEGVIIGVLDSGVYPFHPSFSGDGMPPPPAKWKGRCDFNASACNNKLIGARSFESDPSPLDKDGHGTHTSSTAAGAVVPGAQVLGQGAGTASGMAPRAHVAMYKVCGEECTSADILAGIDAAVGDGCDVISMSLGGPTLPFYRDSIAIGTFGAVEKGVFVSLAAGNAGPEDSTLSNDAPWMLTVAAGTMDRLISAQVRLGNGSTFDGESVFQPNISTTVTYPLVYAGASSTPDANFCGNGSLDGFDVKDKIVLCDRGNRVDRLDKGAEVKRAGGFGMILANQIADGYSTIADAHVLPASHVSYVTGVAIKEYINSTANPVAQIIFKGTVLGTSPAPAITSFSSRGPSIQNPGILKPDITGPGVSVLAAWPFQVGPPSPGPTFNFESGTSMSTPHLSGIAALIKSKYPDWSPAAIKSAIMTTADPDDRSGKPIMNEQYVPANLFATGAGQVNPDKALDPGLVYDIAPAEYIGFLCSLYTSQEVSVIARRSIDCSTITVIPDRILNYPSITVTLPSTTNPTAPVVVSRTVKNVGEAPAVYYPHVDLPGSVQVKVTPSSLQFAEANQAQNFTVSVWRGQSTDVKIVEGSLRWVSENDKYTVRSPVSISFV from the coding sequence ATGGAAAGCTTCAAGCTCTCGTTGCTCCCCATCCTTTTCCTTGCAGTCGCCGCCGCGGTGTCCGGCGATGAGCTCCGTACGTTCATCGTTCACGTGCAGCCGcacaagagccacgtgttcggtaCGACCGacgaccgaacggcatggtacaaGACGTTCCTTCCAGAGGATGAGCGGCTCGTCCATTCGTACCACCACGTCGCGAGCGGCTTTGCCGCTCGGCTGACGGAGCAGGAGCTCGACGCGCTGTCTGCCATGCCCGGGTTCGTCACGGCGGTGCCGAACCAGGTGTACAAGCTGCTGACTACGCACACTCCGAAGTTCCTCGGGCTGGAGTTGCCGCAGAGCGGGAGGAACTACACCTCCGGGTTCGGCGAGGGCGTCATCATCGGCGTGCTCGACAGCGGCGTGTATCCCTTCCACCCCTCCTTCAGCGGAGACGGcatgccgccgccgccggccaagTGGAAGGGCCGCTGCGACTTCAACGCCTCGGCGTGCAACAACAAGCTCATCGGCGCACGTTCTTTCGAGTCGGACCCGTCCCCGCTCGACAAGGACGGGCACGGCACGCACACGTCGAGCACCGCGGCGGGAGCCGTCGTGCCGGGCGCCCAGGTGCTCGGCCAGGGCGCCGGCACTGCTTCGGGCATGGCGCCACGCGCGCACGTCGCCATGTACAAGGTGTGCGGCGAGGAGTGCACCAGTGCCGACATCCTCGCCGGCATCGACGCGGCCGTCGGCGATGGCTGTGACGTTATCTCCATGTCCCTTGGCGGCCCTACGCTGCCGTTCTACAGAGACAGCATCGCCATCGGCACGTTTGGGGCCGTTGAGAAGGGCGTCTTTGTCAGTTTGGCGGCCGGCAACGCCGGCCCAGAGGATAGCACGTTGTCAAACGACGCGCCGTGGATGCTCACCGTCGCGGCGGGCACCATGGACCGTCTGATCTCTGCCCAGGTGCGCCTCGGGAACGGCTCGACGTTCGACGGCGAATCGGTTTTCCAGCCCAATATCTCGACGACCGTCACCTACCCGTTGGTCTACGCGGGCGCCAGCTCAACGCCCGACGCCAATTTCTGCGGCAACGGCTCGCTGGATGGCTTCGACGTCAAGGACAAGATCGTGCTCTGCGACCGTGGCAACCGCGTCGACAGGCTCGACAAAGGTGCCGAGGTGAAGAGAGCCGGTGGGTTCGGCATGATTCTGGCCAACCAGATCGCGGACGGATACAGCACCATCGCCGACGCGCACGTGCTCCCTGCCTCGCACGTCAGCTACGTCACCGGCGTTGCCATCAAGGAGTACATCAACTCAACGGCGAACCCGGTGGCGCAAATCATCTTCAAGGGCACCGTGCTCGGCACGTCGCCGGCACCGGCTATCACTTCGTTCTCCTCGCGCGGGCCCAGCATCCAGAACCCCGGCATCCTGAAGCCCGACATCACAGGCCCCGGCGTGAGCGTGCTCGCGGCGTGGCCATTCCAGGTCGGGCCTCCGTCCCCTGGACCGACGTTCAATTTCGAATCCGGCACGTCCATGTCCACGCCGCACCTCAGCGGCATCGCCGCGCTGATCAAGAGCAAGTACCCGGACTGGTCGCCGGCGGCGATCAAGTCCGCCATCATGACAACCGCTGACCCCGACGACAGATCCGGGAAACCAATAATGAACGAGCAGTACGTGCCGGCCAACTTGTTCGCCACAGGAGCTGGGCAAGTGAACCCCGACAAGGCCCTCGATCCCGGCCTGGTCTACGACATTGCGCCCGCCGAGTACATCGGCTTCCTCTGCAGCCTGTACACGAGCCAGGAGGTGTCCGTGATCGCGCGCCGCTCGATCGACTGCTCGACCATCACGGTGATCCCAGACCGCATTCTCAACTACCCATCCATCACGGTCACGCTCCCGTCGACGACGAACCCCACGGCTCCGGTCGTGGTGAGCCGCACGGTGAAGAATGTTGGGGAGGCGCCGGCGGTGTACTACCCCCATGTCGACCTGCCAGGTTCTGTGCAGGTGAAGGTCACTCCGAGCTCGCTGCAGTTCGCCGAGGCGAACCAGGCTCAGAACTTCACGGTCTCCGTGTGGCGGGGGCAGAGCACTGACGTGAAGATTGTGGAGGGTTCACTCCGGTGGGTGTCTGAAAATGACAAGTACACCGTGAGGAGCCCTGTCTCCATCTCCTTCGTCTGA
- the LOC103646085 gene encoding subtilisin-like protease — translation MQSFNFSMLTTLVPFLLLAAVAVVARDELTTFIVHVQPLQENRMLATDDDRNAWYRSFLPEDGRLVHGYHHVASGFAARLTRQEVDALSSMPGFVTAAPEQIYELHTTHTPQFLGLDAREARKSYPVAERGAGVIIGVLDTGVVPSHPSFSGDGMPPPPPRWKGRCDFNGRAVCNNKLIGARSFVPSPNATSNSTSNDWRAPPVDDNGHGTHTASTAAGASVPGAQVLGQAMGTATGIAPRAHIAVYKVCTETGCPDSAILAGVDAAVGDGCDIVSMSIGGVSKPFYQDSIAIATFGAIEKGVFVTMSAGNSGPNVSSVTNEAPWMLTVAASTMDRSIRSTVRLGNGFVFHGESLYQPHAWTPTFYPLVYAGASGRPYAELCGNGSLDGLDVRGKIVLCELGGGPGRNITRVLKGAVVQSAGGAGMVLLNRFAQGYSTPADAHVLPASHVDYAAASAIKSYVNSTSNPTAQILFEGTILGGTAPPAPSIVFFSSRGPSLENPGILKPDITGPGVNVLAAWPFQVGPPSSAPLLPGPTFNVISGTSMSAPHLSGVAALIKSKHPRWSPAAIKSAIMTTADATDRAGNPILDEQRVAADWFATGAGHVNPEKAADPGLVYDIAASDYVGYLCSMYNSQNVSVIARRPVDCSAVTLIPESMLNYPSISVAFQQTWNRSAPAVVERTVKNVGEAPSVYYAAVDIFDDDVTVAVYPRELVFTQVNQERSFKVVVWPRQNGAPLVQGALRWVSDTYTVRSPLSISFA, via the coding sequence ATGCAAAGCTTCAACTTCTCCATGCTGACAACACTTGTGCCATTCCTTCTTCTCGCGGCCGTTGCCGTGGTCGCCAGAGATGAGCTCACCACGTTCATCGTCCACGTGCAGCCCCTGCAGGAGAACCGGATGCTCGCTACCGACGACGACCGGAATGCGTGGTACAGGTCGTTCCTCCCGGAGGACGGCCGGCTCGTCCACGGGTACCACCACGTCGCCAGCGGCTTCGCGGCCCGCCTCACGCGGCAGGAGGTCGACGCTCTGTCGTCGATGCCTGGCTTCGTGACGGCGGCCCCGGAGCAGATATACGAGCTGCACACGACGCACACGCCTCAGTTCCTCGGGCTGGACGCCCGGGAGGCCAGGAAGTCCTACCCCGTCGCTGAACGCGGCGCTGGGGTCATCATCGGCGTGCTCGACACCGGCGTCGTGCCGTCGCACCCCTCCTTCAGCGGCGACGgcatgccgccgccgccgcccaggtggaaggggcgcTGCGACTTCAATGGCCGCGCGGTGTGCAACAACAAGCTCATCGGCGCCCGATCTTTCGTGCCCAGCCCTAACGCCACGAGCAACTCCACTTCCAACGACTGGCGGGCGCCGCCGGTCGACGACAACGGGCACGGCACACACACTGCCAGCACGGCTGCGGGAGCGAGCGTGCCAGGCGCTCAGGTGCTTGGCCAGGCCATGGGTACCGCCACCGGGATAGCGCCCCGAGCTCACATCGCCGTGTACAAGGTCTGCACCGAGACGGGATGCCCCGACTCTGCCATACTCGCCGGCGTGGACGCAGCCGTGGGTGACGGCTGCGACATCGTCTCCATGTCTATCGGTGGAGTTTCTAAGCCGTTCTACCAAGACAGCATCGCCATCGCGACGTTCGGCGCGATCGAGAAGGGAGTCTTTGTTACCATGTCGGCTGGCAACTCTGGCCCGAACGTCAGCTCTGTGACAAACGAGGCGCCGTGGATGCTCACCGTCGCCGCAAGCACAATGGACCGTTCCATTCGTTCGACGGTCCGCCTGGGGAACGGCTTCGTCTTCCACGGCGAGTCGCTCTACCAACCGCATGCCTGGACCCCCACCTTCTACCCTTTGGTCTACGCTGGCGCTAGCGGGAGGCCGTACGCCGAGCTCTGCGGCAATGGCTCGCTGGACGGCTTGGACGTCAGGGGCAAGATAGTGCTATGCGAACTAGGAGGCGGGCCGGGACGCAACATCACGAGGGTACTGAAAGGCGCGGTCGTCCAAAGTGCCGGCGGCGCCGGCATGGTATTGCTCAACAGATTTGCCCAAGGCTACAGCACGCCAGCCGACGCACACGTCCTGCCGGCGTCGCACGTCGACTACGCCGCCGCCTCAGCCATCAAGTCCTACGTCAACTCCACGTCGAACCCCACGGCGCAGATCCTGTTTGAGGGTACAATCCTCGGCGGCACGGCGCCACCTGCTCCATCGATCGTCTTCTTCTCCTCTCGTGGGCCAAGCCTCGAGAACCCCGGCATTCTGAAGCCCGACATCACGGGCCCAGGCGTCAACGTGCTCGCCGCGTGGCCGTTCCAGGTTGGCCCGCCGTCGTCGGCACCTCTCCTCCCTGGACCGACCTTCAACGTCATCTCCGGCACGTCCATGTCGGCGCCTCACCTCAGCGGCGTCGCGGCGCTCATCAAGAGCAAGCACCCTCGCTGGTCACCTGCCGCCATCAAGTCGGCCATCATGACCACCGCGGATGCCACCGACCGTGCCGGCAATCCCATCCTCGACGAACAGCGCGTGGCGGCAGACTGGTTCGCCACTGGCGCTGGCCATGTCAACCCTGAGAAGGCCGCGGACCCCGGCCTGGTCTACGATATCGCGGCCAGCGACTACGTCGGCTACCTCTGCAGCATGTACAACAGCCAGAACGTGTCGGTGATCGCGAGAAGGCCGGTGGACTGCTCGGCCGTCACGCTGATCCCGGAGAGCATGCTGAACTACCCGTCGATCTCTGTCGCGTTCCAGCAGACGTGGAACCGGAGCGCGCCCGCGGTCGTTGAGCGCACGGTGAAGAACGTCGGGGAGGCACCGTCGGTGTACTACGCGGCGGTTGACATATTTGACGATGATGTGACCGTCGCCGTGTACCCGCGCGAGCTGGTGTTCACCCAGGTGAACCAGGAGCGAAGCTTCAAGGTGGTCGTGTGGCCGAGGCAGAACGGCGCTCCACTAGTGCAAGGCGCGCTCCGGTGGGTGTCAGACACGTACACCGTCAGGAGCCCCCTCTCCATTTCCTTCGCTTGA